In a genomic window of Primulina huaijiensis isolate GDHJ02 chromosome 10, ASM1229523v2, whole genome shotgun sequence:
- the LOC140986214 gene encoding SEC1 family transport protein SLY1-like codes for MALNIRRKQTECIIRMLNLNQAVSTAGGTANEEVYKILIYDRFCQDILSPLIRVKDLRKHGVTLYFLLEKDRNPVHDVPAVYFLQPTPHNIQRVVADASRGLYDAFHLNFSSSIPRPMLEDLATGTTQSDSIQRISKVLDQYLEFVTLEDNLFSLANKSCYVHLNDPSAGDKEIEEIIEKIVAGLFCVLATLAVVPVITCPRGGPAEMVASLLDQRLRDHLLAKNNLFTEGGSFTSSFQRPILCLFDRNLELSSAIQHDFRYKPLVHDVLGLRLNRLNVKGEKGGMKSYELDHSDPFWTANWSLEFPEVAVEIETQLSKYKKDVEVVNRRTGGGDGAEFEGTDLIGNTKHLMNAVNSLPELTDRKQIIDKHTNIATSLLSEIKERSLDSYAKKESEMMTRGGIDRNELLAVLKGKGTNMDKLRFAIMYLISTESTPQSEVEAVEAALRESEVDSSAFQYVKKIKALNVSLASANSASKSNIVDWAEKLYGQSISAVTAGVKNLLSSDHQLALTRTVEAVMEGKPNPEIESYLVFDPRAPKSGSSGSLLKGPFKDAIVFMIGGGNYVEYGSLQEFARRQQPVKHIVYGTTEILTGAEFVEQLALLGQKMGFGSSVPAPAH; via the exons ATGGCGCTAAATATACGTCGGAAGCAAACAG agtGCATAATCCGGATGTTGAATCTGAACCAAGCGGTGAGCACCGCCGGCGGAACCGCCAACGAAGAGGTGTACAAGATCCTGATCTACGATAGGTTTTGTCAAGACATACTCTCACCGCTTATCCGTGTCAAGGACCTGCGCAAACATGGCGTCACCCTCTACTTCCTCCTCGAAAAGGATCGGAACCCGGTGCACGATGTCCCCGCGGTGTACTTCCTCCAGCCGACGCCGCATAACATTCAACGTGTAGTCGCCGACGCTTCCAGAGGACTCTACGATGCATTCCACCTCAATTTCTCTTCCTCGATCCCCAGGCCCATGCTCGAGGACCTTGCTACTG GAACAACTCAATCTGATTCAATTCAGAGGATTTCCAAGGTGCTTGACCAGTATTTGGAGTTTGTAACACTAGAGGATAACTTATTTTCTCTTGCCAACAAGAGTTGTTATGTTCACTTGAATGATCCGTCAGCTGGAGATAAAGAGATTGAGGAAATAATAGAAAAGATTGTCGCTGGGCTGTTCTGTGTTTTGGCGACGCTTGCAGTTGTGCCAGTTATTACATGCCCCCGTGGTGGGCCAGCTGAGATGGTTGCATCCTTACTGGATCAGAGATTGCGGGACCATTTGTTGGCAAAGAACAATTTATTTACCGAGGGTGGAAGCTTCACTAGCTCGTTTCAGAGGCcaattttgtgtttatttgaTAGGAATTTGGAGTTGTCATCGGCTATACAACATGATTTTAGGTATAAGCCACTCGTTCATGATGTGCTTGGTCTGAGGCTGAATAGATTAAATGTAAAAGGGGAGAAAGGGGGAATGAAATCATATGAATTGGATCACTCGGATCCATTTTGGACAGCTAATTGGTCGTTGGAGTTTCCAGAAGTGGCCGTGGAAATCGAGACACAATTAAGCAAATATAAAAAAGATGTTGAGGTGGTAAATAGGCGTACAGGTGGTGGAGATGGGGCTGAATTTGAAGGGACAGATTTGATTGGAAACACCAAGCATCTGATGAATGCAGTAAATTCACTTCCTGAATTGACTGACCGGAAGCAAATCATCGATAAGCACACCAATATTGCTACTTCGTTGTTGAGTGAGATCAAGGAGAGGTCTCTTGATTCTTATGCTAAAAAAGAGAGTGAAATGATGACCCGAGGTGGAATTGACCGGAATGAGCTTCTTGCGGTGCTCAAGGGCAAAGGTACTAACATGGACAAATTGCGATTTGCTATCATGTATCTTATTTCAACAGAAAGTACCCCTCAATCAGAAGTTGAAGCTGTGGAGGCGGCGCTGAGAGAGTCTGAGGTTGATTCTAGTGCTTTTCAGTATGTTAAGAAGATAAAAGCATTAAATGTTTCATTGGCCTCAGCTAATTCAGCTAGTAAGAGTAATATTGTTGATTGGGCCGAAAAACTCTATGGGCAGTCAATTAGTGCAGTAACTGCTGGAGTGAAAAACTTGTTGTCTAGCGATCATCAATTGGCTTTGACAAGAACAGTTGAGGCGGTAATGGAGGGAAAACCAAATCCTGAAATTGAATCTTATCTTGTGTTTGATCCCCGTGCTCCCAAGTCAGGGTCAAGCGGCAGCCTCCTAAAAGGCCCATTCAAAGATGCTATTGTATTCATGATCGGTGGTGGAAATTACGTAGAGTATGGGAGCTTGCAAGAATTTGCACGCCGCCAGCAACCAGTAAAGCACATTGTATATGGAACAACTGAGATTCTCACGGGAGCTGAATTTGTCGAGCAACTTGCTTTGCTGGGGCAAAAAATGGGTTTTGGAAGTAGTGTCCCTGCTCCAGCCCATTAG